GCTCCaatagctcaaacccaccattagcaaatattgtctattttgggccgttatgtatcgtcgtgattttaaaacgcgtatgttaggaagaggtttccacacctttataagaaatggttcgtttccacacctttaggAAGATGGATGGTTAcgtcaaatttaatatatatataaataaaggaagtaattaaaaaaaaaaaaaaaaaaaaaaaaaaaaaaaaaaaaaaaaaaaNAAGTAGTGTATGGTCTTGTTCGTCAAGTCTTACCCTCCAAAATTATAGCCGAGTCCATTGAAACGGTTTGAAAGAGGTGTGTGTTTAAGTGTTCAGAGATTTATGGCCAAAGGAAGTGGACTCTCCATTGATTCAGATCTATTCTCAATTCTCTCCCTCAAAACAACCACCATCTCTCCGCCATGGAAGCCGCCGccccttctcctcctcctcctcctccccccACCGCTACCCTCCACTTTCCGGTCAACCTCAACTCCACCCTCCACGAACCTCCTCCCTCTCCTCCCCCCTCTCCTCCTCCCTCTCCTCCTCCCCCACCGCCCTTCTTCCACTCCCACCGCGCCCTCTTCGACGAAATGAACTTCTTCGCCGCCGATGATAAATCCCGCGTTCTTATCTCCGCCGCTGACTCCAAGCTCCGTGCCTCCGACAACCTCAGTCCCACCAAGCTCGAATTTCAAGTAAATGTAGGTCACCCACTGAATTTTCTGGTAATTTTTGTCGAATTTTAGCGATTACCCATTTCAAAAAATgggatttttatttcaattatgaatttttttttgttctttttcttttgaaattacaGACAGGGTTGAATCTGTTGACCACCAATTACAGCAGCGATCAATCCATGGTGGACGATGGAATTTCATCGAACCCACAagacacaaaaacaaaaaacgagGTGaattcagagaaaaaaaaacagatcaaattttcaatttcttcgtttttttaattgaattttgtgaTGATCATGGTAATTGATCGATCAGAGAGCAGTTCTTCAAGCTGAATTGGAGAGAGTGAACACAGAGAATCAACGGTTAAAAGACACGTTAAATCAAGTCACCAGCAATTACCAATCGCTGCAGATGCAGTTCACAACGCTAATTCAAACCCAGAAGGCAGCCGACGCCGGCGATTCAACTGACGAGAAGGCCGGCGACCAAGAAACGATCCGACACGGCGGTGGCGGAGCGAATAATGGTAATAAGCTGGTGCCGAGGCAGTTTATGGATCTTGGATTGGCTACGAATGCGGACATTGATGAGCCATCGATGTCATCATCGGAAGGGAGGAGTGATCGGTCCCCGGGTACTACCGGAGAAGTGGCGTCGTCAAAACGACATAGCCCGGATCAAGGTTCGAATTTGGGTTCAAACAAGGCTTCTAAATTCATTTCTTCGTCCTCGGGTAAAGACGTGGATCAAACTGAAGCTACTATGAGAAAAGCTCGAGTCTCCGTTCGAGCTAGATCGGAAGCTCCCATGGTATGAcaattttaacctaattagttcgataaaacaaacgaaaaattgaaacttttgtttacttttgcTTGGTTGAACTGTTTAGATCACGGACGGATGTCAATGGCGAAAATACGGACAAAAAATGGCTAAGGGAAACCCTTGTCCTCGAGCTTACTATCGATGCACCATGGCCGCTGGTTGCCCTGTTCGAAAACAAGTAAGTCATACCCTTCTATATCAACAATAGATTATATACTCAGTATAACTCAATCACTTAAGACATATATTTTCGATCAAGAGATCTGAAGTTTGAAATCTCATTGATATGTTTTGATATACTATAGATCGGTAGCTTGAGATTTGTTCCGAGTGCAAACAAAGCTTCACATTAGCTAGACTCACGAGTGATCATGAGTACACGAGAGCTAATGTTCAAAGTGAGCAATATCGATCAAGAGATCTGAAGTTTGAAATCTCATTGATATGTTTTGATATACTATAGATCGTTAGCTTGAGATTTGTTCTGAGTGCAAACAAAACTTCACATTAGCTAGACTCACGAGTGATCATGTGTACACAAGAGCTAATGTTCAAAGTGAGCAATATCAGATCGTGTGATCATGAGTATACGAGAGCTAATGTTCAAAGTGAGCAATATCAGACCGTGTGATCATGAGTATACGAGACCTAATGTTCAAAGTGAGCAATATCAGACCGTGTGATCATGAGTATATGAAAGCTAAtgttcaaagtgaacaatatcaaaCCGTTATCGAGAACATGTTTGGTTCATTTTATGGTTTCAAATCTTAATCATATGAAATAAACATGTTTggttctatatatatacatataggTACAAAGATGTGCTGAAGACAAGACAATTTTGATAACAACGTACGAAGGCAACCACAACCATCCATTGCCGCCGGCCGCCATGGCAATGGCATCAACAACATCATCAGCGGCCAGAATGCTTCTATCAGGCTCCATGTCAAGTGCCGACGGTTTAATGAACCCAAATTTTCTAGCAAGAACCCTATTGCCATGTTCTTCAAGCATGGCTACAATCTCGGCCTCGGCCCCATTTCCGACGGTGACATTAGACCTAACACAAACCCCGAACCCTTTATTCCAACGACCCGCACCGGGTCACTTCCCGATCCCGTTCGCAGCCGGTCCGACTCAAAGCTTCCCACAAATTTTTGGACATGCCCTATACAATCAATCAAAATTCTCCGGCCTCCAAATGTCGAAGGAGATAGAAGCGGCTACTCCTCCTCCGTCGCAAAATCCATTGGCCGACACGTTGAGCGCGGCGAGTGCGGCGATCGCTTCCGACCCGAATTTCATTGCAGCGTTGGCTTCGGCGATGACGTCGTTGATCGGCGGATCGCATCATCAAAAGGAGAATGGGAATGGGAATGGGAATAATAATGTTGATAATAACACAACAAGCAACTCCCAACAGTAACATCAAGAACAACAATATGATTCAAAGGTTGTTGCCAATTTTCAGACCCATAAAAagaactcttttttttttggtgtagttagaaatttaaactATAGATTTGTTCTTGAggatttattatataaaaatattttattattttaataatatcaaacccTCGATTCTTTTTTCCACACGCTTTGGATATATTCTTTTTCGGTTtcaaaagtataaaaaaatgattttgattgattgatgatCGTTAGTTGACTTAGACTTATCGATATCTTTGATGTGGTCGTTAACATGTTTGTCCAATTTTGTTTAATGTTGTCGTTCATTTGGGTTTTTGTTCACATTCACtacttgattgaatggttCGACCATTCCTAGGATGTGAAATGGTCGAGTTAGATATGAAATGAACGCTTATTTTGGATTTGGTTGCTCACTTGTTCCAATGTCTAAAGGAACCTCAAAACGACGACACCAAAAGTAACACCATCACACCAAAAGTAATGCTTGctagagaagaaaagagataaaataatatcgtgaggctgacagcgatacataatgggctaCTAGCCATgggcttaagctgttacagtggtatcaaagccagacatcagatggtgtgccaatgaggacgttgggcccccaaggaggtggattatgagatcccacatcggtttgagagatgaacgaaacatttcctagtagacatgttttaaaactgtaaggctgacgacgatatataacgggctaaaacagacaatatctgatagcgcCGCTTGGGCTATCAAGGTCCAATCAGCCAAAATTGAAACTAACTTCAAAGTTTGATCAATTTGTAACTATGATACCAATATGTCAATTCATGACTAAAGACTTTAAAGTTCTAGAGATCAAATAGATATCAATGTTTAAGCGTTACGAGTCGACATGATGTCCGAGTAGATCcaagaaagcaaaagaacaaggaaaaaaaaaaaggtattaataaaaagaatggaaCTACGTGCAGCAAATGGCAATGAAAGGGAGTCAAACAAATCGTCTCGTTAATAAGAAGAAGACTAAGTCTTGTGTAAAAGATAAGCATTTGAAGGCTACAGAAAGCAACCTTCTTCTTGTCAACTTCCAACTGTCTTTTTTAAAGCCTCCTAATAATACACTCACAAATGTCAGTTTCTACACTTCTTTTCTCCTATTTTCTCATATTTCTTAGTTTCGGGTCGACCTAAACTCTattttaaacttgaaaatttgatgaacGGTTGAGCTGTTAGGGACCAGtgatgtgagattccacattggttggagagggaaacgaaacattccttataatgccgtggaaacctctcctaatagacagattttaaaactgtgagactgacaatgATACTTAATGGgtaaaagcggacaatatctactaacagtgacAATGATACTTAATGggttaaaacaaacaatatctactagctgtgATAACGATACTTAACAGTgtgctaaagtggacaatatttactaacagtGTGTTTTGGTTGTTACAAGTGACCTCGAGATGCTAATATATTATCCACTTGAGCTTTCGTGATTTCGTTTTGATATTCAAAAGGTTTCGTACCACTAGAGATAACGTCTTCGCTACAACTTGATCGATATGAAATACTCATTTGTTGGGtttgaaatttgtaaaattGGGCCTTAAATAGTTATATGGGCTTTACAAACCCACCTTGTAGCTTCAtagctttcttttttaaaaatacccgaTAAGTGTCTTCATGGTTGAGTCCAACGTGTAATTACATACAACATGATATATGCTAACACGTTACACTGAGACCTAAAACTGTAAGGTATTAAGGAAGAATCATCTCTCTATAAAGACGGAGATCCTATTCCTAAGATATTGGATGAGCATTAGAGCCATCGAGGTGTAGCAAACACCTACACATTTGAGTGAGCTAAGATTGTTTATAGGGTTCGTGAGCTATTACCAAAGATTCACGGTAAGTTACTCGAATATGGCTACTTAACTCAAAAATCTCCTAAACTAAAGGACACACAGACCAAAACATGTTCGAAGGACTCACGTTGATTTgtggggatagttttcacCGAAATGTGACCATGTTGTAAGAGATGTAGGGAAATACTAGGGCACATAGGTCCGAGTCCAAATTCTGAATCCCGAGCGTTTGGTGTTATTTGTTAAGATTGAGGTAAGCGTGACAAAGgcataaataaatgtaaatggTGAGAGTTTGGTGGTATAATTTCAACTTAAACCAAAAGATTCTACCAATAAAATTGTTTGGCAACaacttatataaaattaaataattattaactcCCAACCAATCTTCTCCCTTTATTCTTAATTccctaataattttattaaaaaattaaattaataaaaatatcttcaaaatttaaatttaattaattttattccttctttaaaaaatatttttatgaaaataaaatattaatattctaattttttattgaattagtGACGGGAACGATTCAAATAGAATTTATCATCCAATCTTCTATTTTCacgttgttttttttaattgtttaaaataatcttattTAGCTACCAAGCACGTTacactaataattaaaatttcataaaatttaaacataaaatatttacacGTCACAGACCATCGCTAACATTggttacaaatattaaatattcttaacattTTAAGAGTATGATAAGGTTgggttgtaaccctattttcgagttaATTCGGTTGACtagactaaaaaaaaatgtcaactcgcAACCTGaactgaattttttatttttaaaaaattcaaccaacccaaactgaaaaaaaaaaaaaaaaaaaaaaaaaaaaaaaaaaaNCTTGGGTTGGGTAGTCCCGATTGATCGAGTTATCATGTCATATAGACTTttattttgacaattttattttttattttctgattTCTACCATTTTCTCGTTCCAATTCAAATCACTAGATTGGAACAGTGAATGGAATTGTTATAGCAAGAATGAACAAGAATAAGCATTGACCGAGTTGACCCGAGTTTTACATATTTAGGATGCCTAAAGGTACTGTTGACGTGAAATGATTTAGAAAGATTCTTCTTTCTCGACCACAGTATCTATagtattgtttctttttcggTCAAATCCgactttcattttgtttcttatagTCATCGAGCCTGATTGACTCGTTTcttttataatctttttaaaattataatattaaaaaaaaaaaataataagcaaagcaatgggaaaataaaataaaataaaataagaatactTAAAAGTCACGCATTAATTAAGATATTGGAAGCATTATATTGCTTAGGTCCAACTAACATAACTAATATCAAAAACCATCCAAATTTAGGGTTTGTTAGCTTTTGAAATTACTCCAATTTTTAGTTGCAGCAGCtaaccaccaccaccaccgtcacaaccgccgccaccgccgccgtcactaataatttcatttttttcacattaattacttttattttcttccaccctctcttcttaattaattttctttgattttccaAAGTTGTAATAATGATTAAGTACtaaattttgtgaattatTGCTCTTAATTCAATACCcacctttaattttatttttatttttaattttatttttaaatttacttttatttttatttttaattttaattttaatttggtttgcTTTACTTAGGGTTtatcaattatataattaagttTGGTCAATTCATTACAAGACAAAAagtactaaataaataataaatataagtaactttttccttttattaaattattcttatACACGTAGGTGTGACCAATAGTAATATTTGACAATTTGAGCTACGCTCGTTACCGAGTCAATTGTAACATCCAACATTTTCAAGTAAGATTAATTTGAGAAACGTCCTACATATTCGACTATGACCTACCGCTCGAACAATCCCAAATCAGGTTACTGATagtctaaaaaattaatatattataagtttGGTCCTAGGTTTGACTTTGATGCACTAAAGTCAACCTAGCTTTTAGAGTATCACGATCGTTCAAATgtctattatattttatttttcttaagatcccgaataaaatattttaattagttttttaaataaaatatttctctttacgtgtttttttttttcacgaaCATGCATATAAGTCCGACATGGttcatgatttaaaattttgtactaaaaatgtaatttaacttCTATTTAAAGTTGAAATCTTGATACTCTAAAAGGGGAAataaatctattaattttGTGTAAATCAATGAAGAGTAGGTGGGCTAATAGTTGAAGCCTTCCATAATGGTTggccaaaaaaaaacatgtccaAATTGATGGTTGACCTTGGATTATTCAacctaataaatatattaccAAATACACTTTCTTCTAAATCCGTTCTAAACCCGTTCCTGTATTTacagtttaaaaataaatagggtTCGAAGCTCAACAGGTTGCGCACGAGACTATGTCGATGTTGAGTCGAGGAATGCGCACCAGCTGAGAATGACAGACCTACGAAATCACTCGAGAAGTACTTTGAATCCATTATTTTCGAGTCACCAACAATATCTCCGTACCGAACTAAAAAACACAGGTTGTTAGGTCTATGTTCGATCTCGACAATTttaatgataaattttttttatttttttttatttagagtTTTGGGTTTAGGTTAAAATCTTCCACTTTCCCATCTAAAGTCACTTCAATTCTTCATATACCAAATTCCCAACGTACGTGCAGTCCATTGAACCAATCAGAACTCGAGTTCACACGTGCGAACCAACAACTATTCTCTAAAATCGAAACGTGTAATTTTCAAACCAAAATAGTCAACTCTCTACAAAAACGTAGACTGCCAAGTCAGCATTCCCAATGCCAACTATAAAAACCCTCCCTTTGTCCCAATTTCACCAAGAGTCTCTACAATGACCTGGACCCGACTCGCCGCCGTCGGCCACGGCTCCTCCGCCACCGTCTACCTCGCCTCCGCCGCCCCTGCCGGAGACGTTTTTGCTGTCAAGTCCGCCGAGCTTCCCGAATCGGAGTTCTTGAAAACAGAGCAGAggattctttcttctttgtccCACCCTTCCATTGTGAGCTACAGGGGATTCGATGTAACCAGAGAGAATGGGAAGCTGATGTATAATCTCTTCATGGAGTACGCCACCGGCGGCACACTCGCCGATGAAATTCTCCGGTGCGGCGGCTGGATTAAAGAGACGGCGGCGGGATTCTACACGCGTGAAATTGTGAAAGGATTGGAGTATTTGCACAAAAGGGGTTTGGTGCATTGTGATATTAAAGctaagaatattttaatcgGGGAAGATGGTTTGAAGATTGCGGATTTCGGATGCTCGAAATGGGTTAATGAACCGGCGGCTATCGGTGGAACGCCGATGTTCATGGCGCCGGAAGTAGCACGTGGGGAAAAACAGGGGATTTCCTCTGACATTTGGTCACTTGGGTGTACTTTAATCGAAATGGTCAACGGTGCTCCACCGTGGCCAACCGACGGCGACCCAGTTTCAGTACTGTACCGGATAGGATATTCCGGCGAGTCGCCGGAAATTCC
This sequence is a window from Cucurbita pepo subsp. pepo cultivar mu-cu-16 chromosome LG04, ASM280686v2, whole genome shotgun sequence. Protein-coding genes within it:
- the LOC111793788 gene encoding probable WRKY transcription factor 31 isoform X1, whose translation is MEAAAPSPPPPPPPTATLHFPVNLNSTLHEPPPSPPPSPPPSPPPPPPFFHSHRALFDEMNFFAADDKSRVLISAADSKLRASDNLSPTKLEFQVNVGHPLNFLTGLNLLTTNYSSDQSMVDDGISSNPQDTKTKNERAVLQAELERVNTENQRLKDTLNQVTSNYQSLQMQFTTLIQTQKAADAGDSTDEKAGDQETIRHGGGGANNGNKLVPRQFMDLGLATNADIDEPSMSSSEGRSDRSPGTTGEVASSKRHSPDQGSNLGSNKASKFISSSSGKDVDQTEATMRKARVSVRARSEAPMITDGCQWRKYGQKMAKGNPCPRAYYRCTMAAGCPVRKQVQRCAEDKTILITTYEGNHNHPLPPAAMAMASTTSSAARMLLSGSMSSADGLMNPNFLARTLLPCSSSMATISASAPFPTVTLDLTQTPNPLFQRPAPGHFPIPFAAGPTQSFPQIFGHALYNQSKFSGLQMSKEIEAATPPPSQNPLADTLSAASAAIASDPNFIAALASAMTSLIGGSHHQKENGNGNGNNNVDNNTTSNSQQ
- the LOC111793788 gene encoding probable WRKY transcription factor 31 isoform X2, whose amino-acid sequence is MEAAAPSPPPPPPPTATLHFPVNLNSTLHEPPPSPPPSPPPSPPPPPPFFHSHRALFDEMNFFAADDKSRVLISAADSKLRASDNLSPTKLEFQVNTGLNLLTTNYSSDQSMVDDGISSNPQDTKTKNERAVLQAELERVNTENQRLKDTLNQVTSNYQSLQMQFTTLIQTQKAADAGDSTDEKAGDQETIRHGGGGANNGNKLVPRQFMDLGLATNADIDEPSMSSSEGRSDRSPGTTGEVASSKRHSPDQGSNLGSNKASKFISSSSGKDVDQTEATMRKARVSVRARSEAPMITDGCQWRKYGQKMAKGNPCPRAYYRCTMAAGCPVRKQVQRCAEDKTILITTYEGNHNHPLPPAAMAMASTTSSAARMLLSGSMSSADGLMNPNFLARTLLPCSSSMATISASAPFPTVTLDLTQTPNPLFQRPAPGHFPIPFAAGPTQSFPQIFGHALYNQSKFSGLQMSKEIEAATPPPSQNPLADTLSAASAAIASDPNFIAALASAMTSLIGGSHHQKENGNGNGNNNVDNNTTSNSQQ
- the LOC111793903 gene encoding mitogen-activated protein kinase kinase kinase 18-like, giving the protein MTWTRLAAVGHGSSATVYLASAAPAGDVFAVKSAELPESEFLKTEQRILSSLSHPSIVSYRGFDVTRENGKLMYNLFMEYATGGTLADEILRCGGWIKETAAGFYTREIVKGLEYLHKRGLVHCDIKAKNILIGEDGLKIADFGCSKWVNEPAAIGGTPMFMAPEVARGEKQGISSDIWSLGCTLIEMVNGAPPWPTDGDPVSVLYRIGYSGESPEIPSFLSEKAKDFLGKCLRRNPTERWSASQLLEHPFLEDTNSEWFEESKELDSNSPTSILDQGVWNSQSELKTEEWDDDRIRRLSMFRWEIKWESDGENWMTIRGRCVDGEDEAESISGRTKSLELFDRTVRFRVSDDVISDLVSLIS